A portion of the Calliphora vicina chromosome 5, idCalVici1.1, whole genome shotgun sequence genome contains these proteins:
- the LOC135961466 gene encoding uncharacterized protein LOC135961466, producing the protein MKVLTFPVVLISLKPLLLMLNLVSIQAKVYSAKEALLLFNRDYKFNLNIFLKLNSKEYEEEYLEMLQITETPMMAINDLKADIKAIREFTNGYSLTVVYLFNSNFKETFELMDKLLWKLHLSHILIIWNSKADNISSLEAIFQQCWRKGFINVMLWHKLQLFTYNPFPHIKTLELQNFSMFADRSYLRNFHHYEWILPFTEFSPRVFSYTDGWGKLMRSGSFYKIVELFVLHHNGTLNIYDVDMWAVNMTEMEGMKILMKNGFHFIANIMFGDVFYTASDTLWIIYRNLIVPTAQGIHNSLYLTKSFNTEVWLIVVFIALVIFCLIYYSNNRQSNLRQQSSLLKTLAIVIGLSDSDYRYGSKLFNMLLLILSLLAAVLLVSFHNCNLSSLLITKLYESELTTLEDVSKTNLFIYEYTVDEQYYKNTDLPAIIYRRLMSDNNTYMFYNRKNLNVHLNIFAAFDDVCNYYLLQQRYLKKPRAKILEEGLYAHTFQITVVHRLPILDHFNRYLLYIKESGIVNKLILDSHWDGIVSGDIQFFRDEEISPALTLQHFQFGFIIWLIGLMMGFVCFVLERLRK; encoded by the coding sequence atgaAGGTATTAACATTTCCAGTTGTTTTAATAAGCTTGAAGCCTCTTCTACTAATGCTTAACTTGGTAAGCATACAGGCGAAAGTTTACTCAGCTAAGGAAGCTCTGCTGTTATTTAATCGAGActataaatttaacttaaatattttcctaaaaCTTAATTCAAAGGAATATGAAGAGGAATATCTGGAAATGCTGCAAATTACTGAAACGCCCATGATGGCAATAAACGATTTGAAAGCTGATATCAAGGCAATTCGTGAATTTACAAATGGTTACTCTCTAACAGTGGTTTATTTATTCAACAGTAACTTTAAAGAAACATTTGAATTAATGGATAAATTATTATGGAAACTACATTTGTCACATATATTGATAATATGGAATTCTAAGGCAGACAACATAAGTTCTTTGGAAGCAATTTTTCAACAGTGCTGGCGAAAAGGTTTCATTAATGTAATGCTGTGGCATAAATTGCAGTTATTCACCTACAATCCTTTTCCTCACATTAAAACTTTAGAACTACAAAATTTCTCCATGTTTGCTGATAGAtcatatttgagaaatttccatCATTATGAGTGGATTTTACCTTTCACTGAATTTTCTCCTCGAGTTTTCAGCTACACTGATGGTTGGGGCAAATTAATGCGCAGCGGTTCATTCTATAAAATCGTTGAATTATTTGTACTTCATCATAATGGCACATTGAATATTTATGACGTTGATATGTGGGCAGTTAATATGACCGAAATGGAAGGTATGAAGATACTAATGAAAAATGGTTTCCATTTCATAGCCAATATCATGTTTGGAGATGTTTTTTATACCGCCAGTGATACCTTGTGGATAATTTATCGTAATTTAATCGTTCCCACTGCCCAGGGGATACATAATAGTCTATATTTAACCAAATCCTTTAATACAGAAGTATGGCTTATTGTGGTTTTTATAGCTTtagttatattttgtttaatttactaTAGCAATAACAGGCAGAGTAACTTACGTCAACAGAGTTCTTTATTAAAGACTTTGGCTATTGTTATTGGTTTATCTGACAGTGATTATCGTTATGGCagcaaattatttaatatgttaCTGCTAATCTTAAGCCTGCTAGCAGCTGTGCTGCTGGTCAGCTTTCACAACTGCAATTTATCCagtttattaataacaaaactatATGAATCTGAACTGACAACTCTGGAGGATGTTAGCAAAACTAATCtctttatttatgaatataccGTGGATGAACAGTATTACAAAAACACCGATCTGCCAGCCATTATATATCGACGTCTGATGTCGGACAATAACACTTATATGTTCTACAATCGCAAGaatttaaatgttcatttgaaTATATTTGCCGCTTTTGACGATGTTTGCAACTACTACTTGCTGCAGCAGAGATATTTAAAGAAACCGCGAGCCAAGATATTGGAAGAAGGTTTATATGCTCATACTTTTCAAATTACCGTGGTCCATCGTTTGCCGATTTTAGATCATTTCAATCGCTACTTGCTGTATATCAAGGAGAGTGGTATAGTGAATAAATTGATATTGGATAGTCATTGGGATGGCATTGTTAGTGGTGACATACAGTTTTTCAGGGATGAAGAAATAAGTCCCGCTCTCACCTTGCAACATTTTCAGTTTGGTTTTATTATATGGCTAATTGGTTTGATGATGGGATTTGTGTGTTTTGTGTTGGAAcgtttgagaaaataa